A section of the Rhodobacteraceae bacterium M382 genome encodes:
- a CDS encoding aspartate/tyrosine/aromatic aminotransferase: MFENLKSQPADKILMLMQAFREDPRENKIDLGVGVYKNAEGVTPVMRAIKAAEHKLWEEQTTKAYVGLAGDPAYSDAMIKLILGDAVERGNVAAAATPGGTGAVRQAFELIKMANPDARVFVSDPTWPNHVSILNYLNIETVVYRYFDRETRGVNFDGMIEDLKTAQKGDVILLHGCCHNPTGANLNAVQWQEVINLLNERGLIPMIDIAYQGFGDGLEEDALGVRLVAANCPETLIAASCSKNFGIYRERTGLLMAVANDAGGQALNQQTLAFLNRQNYSFPPDHGARLVTMILNDEALRADWAAELEETRLGMLTLRQGLADELQRLTGSDRFSFIAQHRGMFSLLGTTPDLVEKMRVDNGIYMVGDSRLNIAGLNAKTVPILAQAIVDAGV, translated from the coding sequence ATGTTCGAAAATCTCAAATCCCAGCCTGCTGACAAGATCCTGATGCTGATGCAGGCATTCCGCGAAGACCCGCGTGAGAACAAGATCGACCTGGGAGTCGGTGTCTACAAGAATGCCGAAGGCGTCACCCCGGTGATGCGCGCCATCAAGGCAGCCGAGCACAAGCTGTGGGAAGAGCAAACGACCAAGGCCTATGTGGGGCTGGCCGGTGACCCGGCCTATTCGGATGCGATGATCAAACTGATTCTGGGCGATGCGGTCGAACGCGGCAATGTGGCCGCAGCTGCCACGCCCGGCGGTACCGGTGCTGTGCGTCAGGCGTTTGAGCTGATCAAGATGGCCAATCCCGATGCGCGCGTGTTCGTGTCCGACCCGACCTGGCCCAACCATGTGTCGATCCTGAATTACCTGAACATCGAAACAGTCGTGTATCGGTATTTCGACCGGGAAACCCGGGGTGTGAATTTTGACGGTATGATCGAAGATCTGAAGACCGCGCAAAAGGGTGACGTGATCCTGTTGCACGGCTGCTGTCACAATCCGACCGGTGCCAATCTGAACGCGGTTCAGTGGCAGGAGGTGATCAACCTGTTGAACGAACGCGGTTTGATCCCGATGATCGACATCGCCTATCAGGGCTTTGGCGACGGTCTGGAAGAGGACGCGCTGGGCGTGCGTCTGGTCGCTGCGAATTGTCCCGAAACGCTGATCGCGGCCAGCTGCTCGAAGAACTTTGGCATCTATCGCGAACGGACGGGTCTGTTGATGGCCGTGGCCAATGACGCCGGTGGTCAGGCATTGAACCAACAGACGTTGGCGTTCCTGAATCGCCAGAACTATTCCTTCCCGCCGGATCACGGTGCCCGGCTGGTGACGATGATTCTGAACGACGAAGCCCTGCGGGCCGATTGGGCAGCCGAGCTGGAAGAGACCCGGCTGGGGATGCTGACACTGCGTCAGGGTCTGGCCGATGAGCTGCAGCGCCTGACCGGATCGGACCGCTTCAGCTTTATTGCGCAGCACCGCGGCATGTTCTCGCTGCTTGGGACCACGCCGGATCTGGTCGAGAAGATGCGGGTAGACAACGGCATCTACATGGTCGGCGACAGCCGTCTGAATATTGCTGGTCTGAATGCCAAGACCGTGCCGATCCTGGCCCAGGCGATTGTCGATGCCGGCGTCTGA
- a CDS encoding MliC family protein, protein MARMIPLIASLAWIGAGIGPAWAQGPSFDCSKADSTAEDAVCASETLSALDRELTRVYSLAVKGPNMTDDRVHDLRAFQRGWVKGRNDCWKSSLGVEHCVLQEYVLRIGEIRTEFADARSEDGASTGPFPYVCEGMDVPVSVVFISAPEAIAGLTWLGGGAVLTGTPAGSGSKYTHANTTFWVQGDDATLIQADGQEVTCTQDAMN, encoded by the coding sequence ATGGCGCGGATGATACCTTTGATTGCAAGCCTTGCATGGATTGGGGCTGGCATCGGCCCTGCCTGGGCGCAGGGGCCATCTTTTGACTGCTCCAAGGCAGACAGCACCGCGGAAGATGCCGTCTGTGCTTCTGAAACTCTCAGCGCTTTGGACCGGGAGCTGACGCGTGTGTACAGCCTGGCCGTCAAAGGCCCCAATATGACGGATGACAGAGTGCACGACCTGCGGGCGTTTCAACGCGGTTGGGTCAAGGGTCGCAACGACTGTTGGAAGTCCAGTTTGGGCGTCGAGCATTGTGTTTTGCAAGAGTACGTGCTGCGGATTGGTGAAATCCGAACGGAATTCGCAGATGCCCGCAGCGAAGACGGAGCTTCGACCGGTCCGTTTCCCTACGTCTGTGAGGGCATGGACGTGCCTGTGAGCGTTGTCTTTATCTCGGCTCCCGAAGCAATCGCCGGTTTGACTTGGCTGGGTGGCGGTGCCGTTCTGACCGGGACGCCTGCGGGGTCCGGCAGCAAGTATACCCATGCAAACACGACGTTCTGGGTCCAGGGGGATGACGCAACATTGATCCAGGCGGACGGGCAAGAGGTGACCTGTACACAAGACGCGATGAATTGA